Proteins from one Methanococcus maripaludis C5 genomic window:
- a CDS encoding flavodoxin, whose amino-acid sequence MDEKKLVIYYSLFENTEYVAKLISETTGADLLKIETLTEIPKKGLAMFLELGRFLLFRKMPEIKEISLNLDDYDTIFIGTPVWAGNMAAPLKTFFSKYKFAGKKVAVFCTAGKTIGNTLENMKKELVDNEIVGGTIFLDVLNHKEETEKYVKEWLTTMYRSKED is encoded by the coding sequence ATGGATGAAAAAAAACTTGTGATATACTATTCACTTTTTGAAAATACTGAGTATGTGGCTAAATTAATTTCAGAAACTACTGGAGCAGATTTATTGAAGATTGAAACTTTAACCGAAATTCCAAAAAAAGGATTAGCAATGTTTCTAGAACTTGGCAGATTTTTATTGTTTAGAAAAATGCCTGAAATAAAAGAAATATCTTTAAATCTGGACGATTACGACACAATATTTATCGGAACTCCTGTATGGGCCGGAAATATGGCCGCTCCTTTAAAGACCTTTTTTTCAAAATACAAATTCGCTGGAAAAAAAGTTGCGGTATTCTGTACTGCAGGAAAGACCATTGGAAATACGCTTGAAAATATGAAAAAAGAACTCGTCGATAACGAAATCGTTGGCGGAACTATATTCTTAGATGTATTGAACCACAAAGAAGAAACTGAAAAATACGTAAAAGAATGGTTAACTACTATGTACCGATCAAAAGAAGATTAA
- a CDS encoding RimK-like ATPgrasp N-terminal domain-containing protein — protein sequence MSHTTIKDGIDCVISKDYFYKTESYYKLISKEISGKNKVFPRSSDVLDAYIVPVALKRAELAGIPILQWEISSGDVPNPSIVYSVNYFSDPSTYYIVKNREESKKISKHVTNCGKYPLCYQKVPENFEMVNFSIFFGEVCTENENIKQMANKIYQTFKIPLITALFVIIDDRIYLSSLSPVNVSKLSKEEKSMIEKTLLVD from the coding sequence ATGTCTCATACAACAATAAAAGACGGAATAGACTGTGTAATAAGCAAAGATTATTTTTACAAAACTGAAAGTTACTACAAACTGATATCAAAAGAGATATCTGGAAAAAATAAGGTTTTTCCAAGAAGTAGTGACGTACTGGATGCATATATTGTTCCAGTAGCACTTAAAAGAGCAGAACTTGCAGGAATTCCTATTTTGCAATGGGAAATATCTTCAGGCGACGTTCCAAATCCTTCAATTGTTTACTCAGTAAATTATTTTTCAGATCCTTCAACATATTATATCGTTAAAAATCGAGAAGAATCTAAAAAAATATCAAAACACGTAACAAACTGCGGAAAATATCCGCTGTGCTACCAAAAGGTTCCTGAAAATTTTGAAATGGTCAATTTTTCAATATTTTTTGGAGAGGTATGCACGGAAAATGAAAATATAAAACAAATGGCAAATAAAATCTATCAAACTTTTAAAATTCCTCTAATTACTGCTTTATTTGTAATTATCGACGATAGAATATATCTTTCGTCACTTTCACCTGTAAACGTATCAAAACTTTCAAAAGAAGAAAAATCAATGATCGAAAAGACCTTGTTGGTGGATTAA
- a CDS encoding DUF378 domain-containing protein — protein sequence MEGEQHIEKRPAIVSQTHSRNDALDWVSIVLVIIGGLNWGLVGAFNIDLIQVVFGSFPTVARILYILVGLSAIYMIYYASKT from the coding sequence ATGGAAGGTGAACAACACATCGAAAAAAGGCCCGCTATCGTCTCACAGACCCATTCAAGAAACGACGCACTGGACTGGGTGTCTATTGTTTTGGTAATAATTGGGGGACTTAACTGGGGGCTAGTTGGGGCTTTCAATATAGACCTTATTCAGGTTGTATTTGGAAGTTTCCCAACAGTTGCAAGAATTCTGTATATACTTGTTGGACTATCTGCAATATACATGATTTACTATGCTTCAAAAACTTAA
- the cfbD gene encoding Ni-sirohydrochlorin a,c-diamide reductive cyclase catalytic subunit, translating into MILHPRPSPIAAAMYQLRDIGVDAIILHGPSGCCFRTARLLEIDGIRVFTSAMGENDFIFGAMDKLREVIAEVLEYLKKEAPKDEKYKIGIVGTCASMIIGEDLESLIDDFEDIIIPVDIHSGLVDNTVGAIRAMDGALNAGLIDYSEYERQKKMLVCATDVEKKRGMAKSRYLKPTYEDDLEKVMDILKETDKKIKQGKNVKIACVLNAKKETAYLFSDPLLELNKHFKCINIANLDENIGFDKVRADTKNISEEFSENGFKIDYITGGLDEYPITGEKALDYLKEINPDIVIVSGVPHALLIEDLKELNPDVITVGISDGPRLYHPIKEVYNYGIIELDAHAKVLGKKNIVKSRFGEILSFLKF; encoded by the coding sequence ATGATTTTACATCCAAGACCTTCCCCAATTGCTGCAGCAATGTACCAGTTACGAGATATTGGTGTTGATGCAATTATTCTCCACGGGCCGAGTGGGTGCTGTTTTAGAACTGCGAGACTTCTTGAAATTGATGGAATAAGAGTTTTTACCAGCGCAATGGGTGAAAATGATTTTATTTTTGGTGCAATGGATAAATTAAGAGAAGTAATAGCGGAAGTTTTAGAATATTTAAAAAAGGAAGCTCCAAAAGACGAAAAATACAAAATTGGAATTGTTGGAACCTGCGCAAGCATGATTATTGGAGAAGATCTTGAAAGCTTAATCGATGACTTTGAAGACATAATAATTCCAGTAGATATTCACAGCGGCCTTGTTGATAACACAGTTGGTGCAATAAGGGCGATGGATGGCGCGTTGAATGCTGGATTAATCGACTATTCCGAATATGAAAGGCAGAAAAAAATGCTTGTTTGTGCAACTGATGTTGAAAAAAAGCGAGGAATGGCTAAAAGTAGGTATTTAAAACCTACATACGAAGACGACCTTGAAAAAGTTATGGATATTTTAAAAGAAACCGATAAAAAAATAAAACAGGGTAAAAATGTAAAAATTGCCTGTGTTTTGAATGCGAAAAAAGAAACCGCATACCTATTTTCTGACCCGCTCTTAGAACTTAATAAACACTTCAAATGTATTAATATTGCAAATCTCGATGAAAATATCGGTTTTGATAAAGTAAGGGCAGATACTAAAAATATTTCAGAAGAATTTAGTGAAAATGGATTTAAAATAGATTATATTACAGGCGGACTTGACGAATATCCGATAACTGGTGAAAAAGCATTGGATTACTTAAAAGAAATTAATCCGGATATTGTTATTGTGTCAGGAGTTCCTCATGCATTATTAATTGAAGATTTAAAAGAACTTAATCCCGATGTGATAACTGTGGGAATAAGTGATGGCCCAAGGTTATATCATCCAATAAAAGAAGTCTACAATTACGGAATAATCGAACTCGATGCCCATGCAAAAGTTCTTGGAAAGAAAAATATTGTAAAATCGAGATTTGGGGAAATTTTAAGTTTCCTGAAATTCTAA
- the rnp3 gene encoding ribonuclease P protein component 3, which produces MLEGIFDINHIFDENGIKTLKRFGWDGSVAVQNHNEYSEEKINNAVEYGENCEFKVFSGLKLSTKNQNEMEKAVKKYRNKVDILLVEGGEIKINRRVLEMNDVDILSTPELNRMDNGLDHILARLGSTNRVAIELNFGNLLKSRNYDRSKILWAFQRNLKLAKKYDTPVVISSGANDIYGIKAPGDLRGFLNTITDPLYSKKIIETPSKIVDYRLYLKKDNVLTLGIEVVE; this is translated from the coding sequence ATGCTTGAAGGAATTTTTGATATAAATCATATTTTTGACGAAAACGGGATAAAAACATTAAAACGATTTGGATGGGACGGCAGCGTTGCAGTTCAAAATCATAATGAATATTCTGAAGAAAAAATCAATAATGCAGTTGAATACGGGGAAAATTGCGAATTTAAAGTATTTTCAGGATTAAAACTTTCAACAAAAAATCAAAATGAAATGGAAAAAGCAGTTAAAAAATACAGAAATAAAGTTGATATTTTACTTGTTGAAGGCGGGGAAATTAAAATAAACCGGAGAGTTCTTGAAATGAACGATGTTGATATTTTATCAACTCCTGAATTGAATAGGATGGATAACGGGCTTGACCACATCCTTGCAAGACTCGGTAGTACTAACCGTGTTGCAATTGAATTAAATTTTGGAAATCTTTTAAAAAGCAGAAATTACGATAGATCAAAAATTCTCTGGGCATTTCAAAGAAACTTAAAACTCGCTAAAAAATACGATACTCCGGTTGTAATTTCAAGCGGTGCAAACGATATTTACGGAATAAAAGCACCGGGGGACTTGAGAGGGTTTTTAAACACGATTACAGATCCATTGTATTCTAAAAAAATAATTGAGACTCCTTCAAAAATAGTTGATTACAGACTTTATTTGAAAAAAGACAATGTTTTAACACTTGGAATTGAAGTTGTTGAATAA
- a CDS encoding nitroreductase family protein, with product MNQVLETIKNRRSVRKFKKDQIKDSEIEAIIEAAIYAPTALNEQPWHFTVIQNKNLLDEINTVSKKTLAENPTSMKNLPESLINAMGNPKYNIIYEAPTLIIVSGNKNAHSAIVDCSAAIQNMLLAAESMNIGSIWLGLVRPYFTTENVKKLNIPEDFEPYYGIAFGYKLMETPKSAPERRKDVINYVK from the coding sequence ATGAATCAAGTTTTAGAAACAATAAAAAACAGAAGAAGTGTTCGAAAATTCAAAAAAGATCAGATAAAAGACAGCGAAATCGAAGCGATAATAGAAGCTGCAATTTATGCGCCAACCGCGTTAAATGAACAGCCCTGGCACTTTACAGTAATTCAGAACAAGAATTTGCTCGACGAAATAAACACTGTATCAAAGAAAACGCTTGCAGAAAATCCAACATCAATGAAAAATCTGCCTGAAAGTCTTATAAATGCAATGGGCAATCCAAAATACAATATTATATACGAAGCTCCAACGTTAATAATTGTTTCAGGAAATAAAAACGCGCATTCAGCGATTGTTGACTGTTCTGCGGCAATTCAGAACATGCTTTTGGCAGCAGAGAGCATGAATATCGGTTCAATTTGGCTCGGTCTTGTAAGGCCATATTTTACAACTGAAAATGTTAAAAAATTGAATATTCCCGAAGACTTTGAGCCGTACTATGGAATTGCATTTGGTTATAAATTGATGGAAACTCCAAAATCTGCGCCTGAAAGAAGAAAAGACGTTATAAATTACGTAAAATAA
- a CDS encoding DUF211 domain-containing protein, whose product MTKLRRMVLDVLKTHEPKLTDLAVKLCSVDGIDGVNVTVYEIDKSTENIKITIEGFNLDYEAIKAIIESMNGVIHSIDEVAAGKKLIDEVKTPQDRY is encoded by the coding sequence TTGACCAAGTTAAGGAGAATGGTTTTGGATGTTTTAAAAACACACGAGCCAAAATTAACCGATTTAGCAGTTAAGTTATGTTCTGTAGATGGTATTGATGGTGTAAACGTAACGGTTTACGAAATAGATAAATCTACTGAAAATATTAAAATTACAATTGAAGGATTCAATCTCGACTACGAGGCAATAAAAGCAATTATTGAATCCATGAACGGGGTAATTCACAGTATCGATGAGGTTGCAGCAGGTAAAAAGCTCATCGACGAAGTAAAAACTCCACAGGATAGATACTAG
- a CDS encoding MBL fold metallo-hydrolase: MELYFRGGASEVGRSCVEVKTEKSTVLFDCGVKLSHEESEYPILDNLNADCVFASHAHLDHTGGIPLLIRKGMVPAIYATEVTKAISKELLRDSIKIAGAEGQDIPYDKADVNKSLNLFRKARYNHPKRFKDFEFEFFNAGHIPGSSTISLNYGRKRVVYTGDTKVSDTDLVKGADLSYTKEDIACLIIESTYGDTNQEHREEAEKNFINKIKETLERGGIALIPVFAVDRSQEILMILNRHDFGVPVYFDGMGRKITRIMLQYPAFLNHPDELKAAFLNVTEVESKDRPKIIKEIRQNGGIIVSTAGMLEGGPIVPYITEFMKEPKNSLIFTGYQVEETAGRHLLETGKIEVGEFDVEPKFEIASYQFSAHGEMDELRQIVKKANPETLVIQHGEEEVVKTFRDWAVSEGFSESNVFAPKIGDKINLTEVLK, encoded by the coding sequence ATGGAACTTTATTTTAGAGGCGGTGCTTCTGAAGTTGGAAGAAGTTGCGTAGAAGTCAAAACCGAAAAAAGTACAGTTTTGTTTGACTGCGGCGTAAAACTGTCCCATGAAGAATCAGAATACCCCATTTTGGACAATTTAAACGCGGATTGTGTCTTTGCGTCCCACGCTCACCTTGATCATACGGGCGGAATTCCATTGCTTATCCGAAAAGGCATGGTTCCTGCAATTTACGCAACAGAAGTTACAAAAGCAATATCAAAAGAACTTTTAAGAGATTCCATAAAAATTGCAGGTGCAGAAGGACAGGATATCCCATATGATAAAGCAGATGTTAATAAATCATTAAATCTCTTTAGAAAAGCCCGATACAACCATCCAAAACGGTTCAAAGATTTCGAGTTTGAATTTTTTAATGCAGGGCATATTCCTGGGAGCTCCACGATATCTTTAAATTACGGTAGAAAACGAGTAGTTTATACTGGAGACACTAAGGTAAGTGATACTGACCTTGTAAAAGGCGCTGATTTATCATATACAAAAGAAGATATCGCTTGTTTGATTATTGAATCTACATACGGAGATACAAATCAGGAACATAGGGAAGAAGCTGAAAAAAATTTCATAAATAAAATAAAAGAAACACTTGAACGAGGAGGAATTGCACTAATTCCAGTATTTGCAGTTGATAGGAGCCAAGAAATCCTGATGATATTAAATAGACATGATTTTGGAGTTCCAGTATACTTTGACGGCATGGGAAGAAAAATTACAAGGATAATGTTACAGTACCCTGCATTTTTAAACCATCCTGACGAGTTAAAAGCTGCATTTTTGAACGTTACAGAAGTTGAGTCAAAAGATAGGCCAAAAATAATAAAAGAAATCAGACAGAACGGTGGGATTATTGTAAGTACGGCAGGAATGCTTGAAGGAGGCCCGATAGTTCCATACATTACCGAATTTATGAAAGAACCCAAAAATTCGCTGATATTTACAGGATATCAGGTTGAAGAAACCGCTGGAAGGCATTTACTTGAAACCGGAAAAATTGAAGTGGGAGAATTCGATGTCGAACCTAAATTTGAAATTGCATCATACCAATTTTCTGCACATGGCGAAATGGATGAATTAAGACAGATTGTAAAAAAAGCAAATCCTGAAACTCTTGTTATCCAGCACGGTGAAGAAGAAGTTGTAAAAACATTTAGAGATTGGGCTGTTTCAGAAGGATTTAGTGAAAGTAATGTGTTTGCTCCAAAAATTGGGGATAAAATAAATTTAACTGAAGTTTTAAAATAA
- a CDS encoding TatD family hydrolase, translating to MIDSHIHSDTRPYEDFELMAAVFDCVVTHAHDPLRMRSFDTALDYFDKILKSEMAKAQKNGLKMKACIGIHPRAIPPKIDYDVLKEYLKKENVVGVGEIGLEKCSKEEIEVFENQITIAKEMNLPAVVHTPRTNKEAVTRNIVEVLDTMDLPIDFKKKIVIEHVTKETVPIIWENDYRLGITVQPQKLTPNDAVEILGEYCEKRFLLNSDSSSAPSDIMGVPKTVLKLKMAGFDEKVIKAVSHDNAAALFNIN from the coding sequence ATGATCGATTCCCACATACATTCCGATACAAGACCTTATGAAGATTTTGAATTAATGGCAGCCGTTTTTGACTGTGTTGTAACTCACGCACACGATCCATTAAGAATGAGATCGTTTGACACAGCTCTTGACTATTTCGACAAGATTTTGAAGAGTGAAATGGCAAAAGCACAGAAAAATGGTTTAAAAATGAAAGCCTGTATTGGAATTCACCCAAGAGCAATTCCGCCAAAAATAGATTATGATGTTTTAAAAGAATATCTAAAAAAAGAAAATGTTGTTGGCGTTGGAGAAATCGGACTTGAAAAATGTAGCAAAGAAGAAATTGAAGTTTTTGAAAACCAGATAACTATTGCAAAAGAGATGAATTTGCCCGCAGTAGTTCACACCCCAAGAACGAATAAAGAAGCCGTAACAAGAAATATTGTTGAAGTTCTCGATACAATGGATCTACCAATCGATTTTAAGAAAAAAATAGTAATAGAACACGTTACAAAAGAAACTGTGCCGATTATCTGGGAAAATGATTATAGGCTCGGAATTACTGTTCAACCCCAAAAATTAACTCCAAATGATGCAGTAGAAATACTTGGGGAATACTGTGAAAAGAGATTTTTATTAAATAGTGATAGTTCTTCAGCTCCATCAGATATAATGGGGGTTCCAAAAACTGTTCTGAAACTAAAAATGGCAGGATTTGACGAAAAGGTAATAAAAGCTGTTTCGCATGATAATGCAGCAGCATTATTTAATATTAATTAA
- a CDS encoding lactate utilization protein, with amino-acid sequence MQEVHKWHSDLTGKKLVEALKKNLFDAYYFEDESEVSKYIINFVGTGTKIGFGGSVTVQSLNIAEQAREKGAVILDHKDPKLTPEEKMDVMRQQLTSDIFISSTNAITTAGELVNIDGVGNRVSAMVFGPKKVIIVVGLNKLCKDIDTAFERIKMEAAPKNMKRLGFLNPCIKTGYCVNCDAETRACRIYSVIKRRPMLTDVTVLVIGKSLGF; translated from the coding sequence ATGCAGGAAGTTCACAAGTGGCATAGCGACCTAACTGGCAAAAAACTCGTAGAAGCTTTGAAGAAAAACCTTTTTGACGCGTATTATTTTGAAGATGAAAGCGAAGTTTCTAAATATATTATAAATTTTGTCGGAACCGGAACTAAAATTGGTTTTGGCGGTTCGGTTACAGTCCAATCCTTAAATATCGCAGAGCAGGCGAGGGAAAAAGGTGCGGTGATTTTAGACCACAAAGACCCTAAACTTACGCCAGAAGAAAAAATGGATGTAATGAGACAACAACTGACGTCTGACATATTTATTTCAAGCACAAATGCAATTACGACAGCAGGAGAACTCGTAAATATCGATGGAGTTGGAAATCGGGTTTCTGCAATGGTCTTTGGCCCGAAAAAAGTAATAATCGTTGTCGGATTGAATAAATTATGTAAGGACATCGATACTGCGTTTGAAAGAATCAAAATGGAAGCAGCTCCAAAGAATATGAAAAGATTGGGATTTTTAAACCCATGCATAAAAACAGGATACTGTGTAAACTGTGATGCAGAAACGCGGGCTTGTAGAATCTATTCAGTAATTAAAAGAAGACCAATGCTTACAGACGTGACAGTCCTTGTGATAGGAAAGAGCCTTGGATTTTAA
- a CDS encoding glutamate-cysteine ligase family protein produces the protein MIGTEHEYSINNHDLKAMPVSDLIIEEISGKIQNEFFFETVGISKELQKHVIEFKPLSPSESISNLENQIVTGLKKFYETTNNKYNLLGLGMHPTLNLSETSFWNHDEREVFDTYDRVFNLRQHGWMNIQALQVNVEYSTEEDLVRKHNKLRTLLPYLVAVTASSPIVEGNVTGYMDNRLLYYKKNQKEIPEICGNLIPEKLNISSDYEKLLEKMYVELRKKDAEVLCEEWVNSRALIVRRGRKCVEIKIMDEQESVHADMAVSAFIKCLLRVNDLKVAEDDETILELTDIAIKSGTKKLKAELESLYKKAFSVATKEEKSYLIHIQNRIQNGNLSEVILKKYNSEKDILKILVEAESCLRENKTMF, from the coding sequence ATGATAGGAACTGAACACGAATATTCCATCAACAATCACGATTTAAAAGCAATGCCTGTTTCAGATTTAATAATCGAAGAAATTTCTGGAAAAATACAGAATGAATTTTTTTTTGAGACAGTTGGCATTTCAAAAGAATTACAAAAACACGTGATAGAATTTAAACCACTTAGTCCTTCAGAAAGCATTTCAAATCTTGAAAATCAGATCGTGACAGGTTTAAAAAAGTTTTATGAAACGACCAATAATAAGTATAATCTCCTTGGTTTAGGAATGCACCCGACTTTAAATTTATCAGAAACTTCATTTTGGAATCACGATGAAAGGGAAGTTTTTGATACATATGATAGGGTATTTAACTTAAGACAGCACGGCTGGATGAATATTCAGGCTTTACAAGTAAATGTAGAATATTCGACCGAAGAAGACCTCGTTAGAAAGCACAACAAGCTTCGAACGCTTTTACCTTACCTTGTAGCAGTAACTGCATCTTCTCCAATAGTCGAAGGAAATGTAACCGGATACATGGATAACCGACTTTTATATTACAAAAAAAATCAGAAAGAAATTCCCGAAATCTGCGGAAATTTAATACCTGAAAAACTTAACATATCTTCCGATTATGAAAAACTCCTTGAAAAAATGTACGTAGAACTTAGAAAAAAAGATGCAGAAGTTTTATGTGAAGAATGGGTAAATTCAAGGGCTTTAATTGTAAGGCGTGGAAGGAAATGTGTTGAAATAAAAATAATGGATGAACAGGAATCCGTTCATGCAGACATGGCTGTTTCAGCATTTATTAAATGTCTTTTAAGGGTTAATGATTTGAAAGTAGCAGAAGATGATGAAACAATACTTGAATTAACAGATATTGCAATAAAATCGGGAACAAAGAAATTAAAAGCAGAATTGGAATCACTCTATAAAAAAGCATTTTCCGTCGCAACTAAAGAAGAAAAATCTTATTTAATTCACATTCAAAACAGGATACAAAATGGAAACCTTTCAGAAGTTATTCTTAAAAAATATAATTCTGAAAAAGACATTTTAAAAATATTAGTTGAAGCAGAATCCTGTTTAAGAGAAAATAAAACGATGTTTTAG
- a CDS encoding RimK family alpha-L-glutamate ligase → MNISYVASRIAELNGVKVIDNSKSIRICADKINMYLHMMENDVSIPKTRFLRKSENNLENLKCIVEEIGLPLIVKEPSTSFSMRVEKVNSIEEFSKIVSRFLRLSDILVAQEFIETRFDWRVGILNGEVIYVCKYLIPKESFKIQDCVDGHRVYCMVESIMYDEVPKEVINTALKAANAVGTGLYGIDLKEKDGKVYVIEVNDNPSLETTEDEFYPEAYSKIVSHIMDDSRQKFSNGKMKFSELIDPDGVANDRN, encoded by the coding sequence ATGAATATAAGCTACGTAGCATCGAGAATTGCAGAATTAAATGGCGTAAAAGTAATCGATAATTCAAAATCCATTCGGATATGTGCGGATAAGATAAACATGTATTTACACATGATGGAAAATGATGTATCGATTCCAAAAACCAGATTTTTGAGAAAATCTGAAAATAACCTTGAAAATTTAAAATGCATCGTTGAAGAAATTGGGCTACCTTTAATTGTAAAAGAGCCATCAACCTCTTTTTCGATGAGGGTTGAAAAAGTAAACTCAATAGAAGAATTTTCAAAAATAGTTTCCAGATTTTTGAGACTTTCAGATATATTGGTTGCACAAGAATTTATCGAAACTAGATTTGACTGGAGAGTTGGAATTTTAAATGGCGAAGTAATTTATGTCTGTAAATATCTGATTCCAAAAGAGAGTTTCAAGATACAGGACTGCGTAGACGGGCACAGGGTATACTGTATGGTTGAAAGCATAATGTATGACGAAGTTCCAAAAGAAGTTATAAATACAGCTTTAAAAGCTGCAAATGCAGTTGGAACCGGTCTTTACGGTATCGATTTAAAAGAAAAAGATGGAAAAGTTTACGTAATTGAGGTAAATGATAATCCGTCTCTTGAAACAACGGAAGACGAATTTTACCCTGAAGCGTATTCTAAAATTGTATCGCATATCATGGATGATTCAAGGCAGAAATTTTCGAATGGAAAAATGAAGTTTTCAGAATTAATCGATCCCGATGGTGTAGCAAATGATAGGAACTGA
- a CDS encoding ECF transporter S component, with amino-acid sequence MKEELRALQNDRESYKKVLYRYLIIFSIGINIIGVQLVSILNFPAFLNTVGTILAGVLMGPFMGALVGLLTSIILGFLVDPGYFYFTFVNILVGFIAGYIFKEHPFNIKTVLGASIFISILTAIVGNTISYMALGGVAGDQIDKITQILIEKGFNVFLAVNITGFFANLLDKILSFLLVFIVIVILDKKLEMPDFQIRWK; translated from the coding sequence TTGAAAGAGGAGTTAAGGGCATTACAAAACGATCGTGAAAGCTATAAAAAAGTACTTTATCGGTATTTGATAATTTTTTCAATCGGAATTAATATAATTGGGGTACAACTGGTTTCTATTTTGAATTTTCCTGCATTTTTGAATACGGTTGGAACAATTCTTGCAGGGGTTTTAATGGGTCCATTTATGGGCGCACTTGTTGGATTGTTAACAAGCATCATTCTTGGTTTTTTGGTGGATCCCGGATATTTTTATTTTACATTTGTTAATATTTTGGTCGGATTTATTGCAGGATATATTTTCAAAGAACATCCATTTAACATAAAAACGGTTCTTGGCGCATCTATTTTTATTTCGATATTAACTGCGATCGTTGGAAATACGATAAGTTATATGGCTCTTGGGGGTGTTGCAGGGGATCAAATTGATAAAATAACTCAAATTTTAATTGAAAAGGGATTTAATGTGTTTTTAGCAGTAAATATTACTGGATTTTTTGCAAATTTACTAGATAAAATACTCTCATTTTTATTGGTGTTTATAGTAATTGTAATATTGGATAAAAAATTAGAAATGCCAGATTTTCAGATCCGATGGAAATAA
- a CDS encoding replication factor C small subunit, producing MQKPWVEKYRPETLPEVVGHHEIIKRLTNYVEKKSMPHLLFSGSPGVGKTTAALALAKDLYGETWRENFLELNSSDERGIDVIRTKVKDFARTKPIGDAPFKVIFLDESDALTSDAQNALRRTMEKYSDICRFILSCNYPSKIIPPIQSRCAIFRFSPLKTEDLVENLKDISEKETLTLEKGGIDAIIYVSEGDMRKAINVLQTAAAVSDTVTEEIVYKVASKARPDEIKKMTHLALNGKFVEAKEQLYNLMIDWGMSGEDILIQVFREVPNLDISEKEKVHLVEAIGECDFRIVEGSNERIQLSALLAKMGILE from the coding sequence ATGCAGAAACCATGGGTTGAAAAATACAGGCCAGAAACACTTCCTGAAGTCGTTGGACACCACGAAATTATCAAAAGACTTACAAATTATGTTGAAAAAAAGTCAATGCCCCACTTACTCTTTAGTGGTTCTCCAGGAGTTGGAAAAACAACTGCAGCACTTGCTCTTGCAAAAGATTTATACGGGGAAACTTGGAGAGAAAATTTCCTTGAATTAAACAGTTCTGATGAAAGGGGAATCGATGTAATCAGAACCAAAGTAAAAGACTTTGCAAGAACAAAACCTATTGGGGATGCCCCATTTAAAGTCATATTTTTAGATGAAAGTGATGCTTTAACGTCAGATGCTCAAAACGCACTTAGAAGAACCATGGAAAAATATTCTGATATTTGCAGGTTTATTTTAAGCTGTAATTATCCAAGTAAGATTATTCCTCCAATTCAATCAAGATGTGCAATTTTTAGATTTTCACCGTTAAAAACTGAAGATTTAGTTGAAAATTTAAAAGATATTTCTGAAAAAGAAACATTAACTCTTGAAAAAGGAGGAATTGATGCGATAATCTATGTTTCAGAAGGGGACATGAGAAAAGCAATCAATGTTTTACAGACTGCAGCAGCAGTTTCCGATACCGTAACTGAAGAAATAGTTTACAAAGTTGCTTCTAAAGCGAGACCTGACGAAATCAAAAAAATGACTCATCTTGCATTGAATGGAAAATTCGTTGAAGCAAAAGAACAGCTCTATAACTTGATGATTGACTGGGGAATGAGTGGAGAAGATATATTAATTCAAGTATTTAGGGAAGTTCCAAATTTAGACATTTCTGAAAAAGAAAAGGTGCATTTAGTCGAAGCAATTGGTGAATGCGACTTTAGAATCGTTGAAGGCTCAAACGAAAGAATACAGTTAAGCGCACTCCTTGCAAAAATGGGAATTTTAGAATAA